A region from the Agrobacterium cucumeris genome encodes:
- a CDS encoding phage head-tail joining protein has protein sequence MATTDDQIAALEDAIAMGARKVIFHSGGTRREVEYHSLKDMREALAALKSTRSGGSRTIYAALD, from the coding sequence ATGGCGACTACAGACGATCAAATTGCTGCGCTTGAAGATGCAATCGCAATGGGCGCGCGAAAGGTGATATTCCACTCTGGCGGCACGCGCCGCGAGGTGGAATATCACTCTCTCAAAGATATGAGGGAGGCACTTGCCGCCCTGAAATCCACACGGTCGGGCGGCTCCCGCACCATTTACGCGGCGCTCGACTAA